From a region of the Sphaerodactylus townsendi isolate TG3544 linkage group LG09, MPM_Stown_v2.3, whole genome shotgun sequence genome:
- the LOC125439471 gene encoding proto-oncogene Mas-like: MAAMVLNSSLKVGFYHDEDSTHYGYNFNISTNFPQKIPVPFMTIVTVIYILLFPACILGIVGNGTVVWLLGFRMKRTPFTIYILNLAIADIGVLILSILEYIYVINTFITAVHYHEAISPLKYYIFGYVFSLLYNTDQLLLTAISVDRCVAVLFPVWHRCHRRPHLSRTVCVFIWVLSFLLSGFDTLLMFANQFNLLHLILNVVICTPLMAISAITLLVKICLKSQQRKRGKLLMTIFLALFFFLIFGFPVNYMSALIYYYITIAMMVAFACTVLNCSVNPLIYFLVGRDKKSRSGLSMKVALQRVFKDEENSRGDETETQVRHCDKVPDVPVTSKCLE, from the exons atggcgGCCATGGTGCTGAATTCTAGTTTGAAAGTTGGTTTCTATCATGATGAAGACTCCACACATTATGGATATAACTTTAATATCTCAACAAACTTCCCACAAAAGATCCCAGTACCTTTTATGACAATTGTCACTGTTATCTATATCCTCCTATTTCCAGCCTGCATTCTTGGAATTGTGGGGAACGGGACCGTCGTCTGGCTCCTTGGCTTCCGCATGAAGAGGACTCCTTTCACAATCTACATCCTGAACTTGGCTATTGCTGATATTGGGGTCCTCATACTCAGCATTTTGGAATATATATATGTGATAAATACATTTATCACTGCAGTCCATTATCATGAAGCTATTTCTCCTCTGAAATATTACATATTTGGTTATGTGTTCTCTTTACTGTATAACACTGATCAGCTTCTCCTGACAGCCATCAGTGTTGACAGATGCGTGGCGGTCCTCTTCCCAGTTTGGCATCGATGCCACCGGCGACCACACCTGTCCAGAACTGTGTGTGTCTTCATATGGGTCCTCTCCTTCCTGCTTAGTGGATTTGACACCCTTCTCATGTTTGCAAATCAATTTAACCTGCTCCATCTTATTTTGAATGTTGTCATTTGCACCCCACTCATGGCAATCTCTGCTATCACTTTGTTGGTCAAAATCTGCCTTAAATCCCAGCAACGTAAGCGGGGGAAACTGTTAATGACCATTTTCCTTgcgcttttcttctttctcatatTCGGTTTCCCTGTGAATTATATGTCTGCCCTCATATACTATTAT ATTACAATTGCTATGATGGTTGCTTTTGCATGTACAGTTCTAAACTGCAGTGTTAACCCATTAATCTATTTCTTAGTGGGAAGAGATAAGAAGAGCAGATCTGGGCTCTCTATGAAAGTTGCCCTCCAGAGGGTATTCAAGGATGAGGAAAACTCCAGAGGGGATGAAACTGAAACCCAG GTCCGTCATTGCGACAAAGTGCCAGATGTGCCTGTCACCAGTAAATGTCTGGAATAG
- the LOC125439472 gene encoding mas-related G-protein coupled receptor member H-like: MADVVNSSLKFGLHEDENSELYEYYLNISRDNLLKMQEPFITIVTVIYILLFLTCILGIVGNGTIIWLLAFGMKRTPFTTYILNLAIADIGVLIVSILTYICAVYEFVIAVLNREAVSLLKYYIFGYVLSLLYNTDQLLLTAISVDRCVVVLFPVWHRCHRQPHLSRTVCVFIWVLSFLLSGLDILLIFANQFTLLQFMVNVVICTPLMAISAITLLVTICLKSQQRKRGKLFMTIFLALSFFLIFGFPVNYMSVLIYYYVLDDIDITIPILVAFACTVLNCSVNPLIYFLVGRDKKSRSGLSMKVALQRVFKDEENCRGEEGPLAETQV, from the exons ATGGCGGACGTGGTTAATTCAAGTCTGAAATTTGGTCTCCACGAAGATGAAAACTCTGAACTTTATGAATATTACTTGAACATCTCAAGAGACAACCTACTAAAGATGCAAGAACCTTTTATAACAATTGTCACTGTTATCTATATCCTCCTATTTCTAACCTGCATTCTTGGAATTGTGGGGAATGGAACCATCATCTGGCTTCTTGCCTTCGGCATGAAGAGGACTCCTTTCACAACGTACATCCTGAACTTGGCTATTGCTGATATTGGGGTCCTCATAGTCAGCATTTTGACATATATATGCGCAGTATATGAGTTTGTAATTGCAGTCCTTAATCGTGAAGCTGTTTCTCTTCTGAAATATTACATATTTGGTTATGTGCTCTCATTATTGTATAACACTGATCAGCTTCTCCTGACAGCCATCAGTGTGGACAGGTGCGTGGTGGTCCTCTTCCCAGTTTGGCATCGATGCCACCGGCAACCACACCTGTCCAGAACTGTTTGTGTCTTCATATGGGTCCTCTCCTTCCTGCTTAGTGGATTGGACATCCTTCTCATATTTGCAAATCAATTTACACTGCTCCAGTTTATGGTGAATGTTGTCATTTGCACCCCACTCATGGCTATCTCTGCTATCACTTTGTTGGTCACAATCTGCCTTAAATCCCAGCAACGTAAGCGGGGAAAACTTTTCATGACTATTTTCCTTGCGCTTTCCTTTTTTCTCATCTTTGGTTTCCCTGTGAATTATATGTCTGTCCTCATATACTATTATGTTTTGGATGACATTGAT ATTACTATTCCTATACTGGTTGCTTTTGCATGTACAGTTCTAAACTGCAGTGTTAACCCGTTAATCTATTTCTTAGTGGGAAGAGACAAGAAGAGCAGATCTGGGCTCTCGATGAAAGTTGCCCTCCAGAGGGTATTCAAGGATGAGGAAAACTGCAGAGGGGAAGAAGGACCCCTAGCTGAAACCCAGGTCTGA